The nucleotide sequence AAATTGTTGTCGCTATCTACAAACTCTATAAAGTTGCTAAATTCGATAGAGGGGGCATCTCTAAAAAAAGTAAAACTATAATTTGCAAAAGTATTGTGGTATAATTTGTAATTTCCACCTGCACTTAGCGAAAGGGTGCGATTGAGGCAATTATTGACCACCGTATTTTGTATCTGCACATCAGAACTAAGACAATAAATTCCTATTTCTGCCATGTTTTCTACCAAAGCATTTTCAATTTTTAAGTCAATGTTTTCATCTGCATCAGGAGTAGCAAAACGAATCCCGTAAATGGCATTTCTAATTTGTGTATAACGAAGGTGATTTCCGCTGCTTTTATCGCCAAAAATTAGCCCTAACCACTGCCCTGCTGCATTTTGAAAGCTGCCATCTTGTCTTAAAGAAGTGAAAATGATAGGATTTTCGGCACTGCCAAAAGTTTGCAAGCTGCCTGCCACAAGCAAACCTTTGCCATTGAAGGCATATATTTTTGTGTTGGGTTCGATTTCCAGCGTGCAGCCTTCGGGTACAAGCACGTCGCCTAATAGCACATAGGGGCGAAAAGAGTTCCAGCGAATGAGTCCATTTTGACAGGCTAAAACACTGTCTTTGAGGAAGTTAGCCTGCTGCCCCCAAGCGGTTATGGGTACAAATTGGGTATTTAGTTCTGTCGCAATCTCTAATTTGGCTTCTACCAAAAAAGGCAAATCTTGGTCTTGTGGGTTTAGGGTTACTTTTGCAAAAATGAGAATACTATCTTTGCCACGAACGACAATATCCGAAATTTGATTGCTTTCTCTGCCATTGATAATCAGCTCGAAACGCTCGGCAGCATCTTGATTGAGGCTTATTTTTTTTATTCTAACTGCCTTATTTTCAGGATTATAGATGGCTAATCGGCGTGTGGTGCTGCCCAAAGTTGTGAAAAGGGTATCAAAAGTAAGGGTGTCGGCAGAAAAACGCAAGGTTACGGCTTCTCCTTCTAAAAGGATTTCGTCTTGCGGTTGGCAATTTGAGAAAAGCACAAAAAACAAGCATAGACTCGAAAAAGCCAAACTTAGTTTTTGATAGTTATTTTTTTTATTCAGCATAATATTTCAAAAATTCGTCTTTTTTGTCTTTTCCTACGCTCACATGATTGCCATTTTCCATTACAAGATAGCCACCATCTTTTTTGACGTACTGCCTAACGGCATCGAGATTGACGAGATAAGAACGGTGAATCCGCAGAAAATTTTTGTGTGGCGCAAGGATATTCTCAAAAAATTTGATGTTCTTGCTAATAACAAGTTCAGGTTTTTGTTTTAAAAAAACAGTAGTATAAGAACCTTCGGCGTGAAGGTAGATAATTTCGCTATTTTCTACAAAGAGCAACCCTTCGGCTACGGGCAAGGCAATTTTATTGGAATCATTTTCTTTTCTTATCTGACTTTGTAATATTTCAAGTCTTTCTTGTAATTTTTTTTCAAAAATCGGCTCAACCTCTGCATTTTGGGCAAGCAAGGTAGTGTCAGACTTTTTAGGGGATAATCTTTTTCGTACCTTTTCGAGGCTTTTTTCTACGGCTTCTATTTCTATTGGTTTTAATAAATAATCAATAGCCGAAACTTCGAAGGCTTTAAGCGCGAAATTATTATAGGCAGTAGCGAAAATAATTTCAAAATTTACTTCTTCGGGTGAAAAGAAATCTAAAATTTGCAGACCCGAATATTTGGGCATCTCTATATCTAAAAAAACAACCTGCGGCTCTTTTTCGCGAATCAGGCGAATGGCTTGGGGTAAATCCTGCGCCTCCCCTACAATTTCAACTTCAAGTTCGGGACTTGAAAGGATATGTCGCATCATCAGACGCGCCTGTGCTTCATCATCGACAATTAAAACTTTGAGCAACATATTAGAATAAAAAAAAGATTTTTCGAGCCAAAACAAATAGACCCCAAAAGTACGAAAAGCCCTATAAGATAGCAAAAAAATGGGAACGTTGGGCAAAAAAAGATATAAAAAAGGAAAAAACTATTCGTCTTCGCCCACTTCCAAGACTACATTTTCAGCTTTGGCAAGTTTGAAGGAAAAAGTTGTGCCTTCGCCGATAACGCTCTTGACATTGATGCGTGAGCCATGCCGCTCTAAGA is from Hugenholtzia roseola DSM 9546 and encodes:
- a CDS encoding choice-of-anchor Q domain-containing protein, with the translated sequence MLNKKNNYQKLSLAFSSLCLFFVLFSNCQPQDEILLEGEAVTLRFSADTLTFDTLFTTLGSTTRRLAIYNPENKAVRIKKISLNQDAAERFELIINGRESNQISDIVVRGKDSILIFAKVTLNPQDQDLPFLVEAKLEIATELNTQFVPITAWGQQANFLKDSVLACQNGLIRWNSFRPYVLLGDVLVPEGCTLEIEPNTKIYAFNGKGLLVAGSLQTFGSAENPIIFTSLRQDGSFQNAAGQWLGLIFGDKSSGNHLRYTQIRNAIYGIRFATPDADENIDLKIENALVENMAEIGIYCLSSDVQIQNTVVNNCLNRTLSLSAGGNYKLYHNTFANYSFTFFRDAPSIEFSNFIEFVDSDNNLQRLVENFKVDLKNNIFWGNLPEEFIFYTQPNADFLIQSQNNLFKTKENTTFENTENFNNLFNQDPKFINPAAQDFALDSLSPALNKALPLDFIFTDFLGKPRPSNPDIGALEREADE
- a CDS encoding LytR/AlgR family response regulator transcription factor — encoded protein: MLLKVLIVDDEAQARLMMRHILSSPELEVEIVGEAQDLPQAIRLIREKEPQVVFLDIEMPKYSGLQILDFFSPEEVNFEIIFATAYNNFALKAFEVSAIDYLLKPIEIEAVEKSLEKVRKRLSPKKSDTTLLAQNAEVEPIFEKKLQERLEILQSQIRKENDSNKIALPVAEGLLFVENSEIIYLHAEGSYTTVFLKQKPELVISKNIKFFENILAPHKNFLRIHRSYLVNLDAVRQYVKKDGGYLVMENGNHVSVGKDKKDEFLKYYAE